The Sus scrofa isolate TJ Tabasco breed Duroc chromosome 6, Sscrofa11.1, whole genome shotgun sequence region GGTTTCTGAGATGTTAAatctgaaaaatgtttttcttgaaaTCAATATCACATTGTACCTGTGCATCTCTTTTCTCTTAGGTGGGTGGACCACCTAAGCAACACCATTTACCTGATGCCTTCCTTCCACTAAAACCTTCTCCTTCCCCATTCCTTCAAATAAGTCACCAAGTCCTGTCTTTTCCACTCCTGCTGCCACCTGCCTCAGTTATCGCTCACCTGGACCGCTGCACTGGCCTCCTAAGCAGCCTGATTATCTTGCCGCTCCAATCAATTATTCACGCTGCAGCCTGCAGCGGAGTGATCATCTCACCGCCCTGCTTAAACATTTCCACTGGCTGCTTTACCCGCAGGGTGAGTTCTGTTTAACTTGGCGTCTGGCTTTTCTTGACCTGGCCTCTGCCTGCCATTTTAGTCTCTTGGCACTTCCTCCAAATGAAATTACTTGCCGCTTCCCCAACGGACACCGTATGGTTTTTCACGGCGCCAGGGCTTTGCACTAGCTGTTTTCTATGCTTGGACTACACTTCCtcagcaagtatttactgagcatgtAGTGAGTGCTGGGCGCTGAGAGACGAGAGGTGAGAGAGGTGACCAAGGCAGGCGTGAGCCCAGTCCTCCTAGAGGCAGATGGAAGAAAGAGACCAATATATCAACGTGTGATTATTAATTATAAGCAGACATGGCGGGCATTTGTAAAGGCTTGttgaaaatgtccatcaaccacAGCTTCGGAAAGTTTAGGATTCGAATTGTGCCCGGAGGAAGTGTGGAACGGATTAGAATCCCGGATCTACCTAGGTGACTGGGGAACTGACAACTGGAGactcctctgtgaaatggaaaaACGCCCGCCGCGTAGGATTTCTGGGAGGATTTCATTTGAGATACATATAATCACGCGGTCCTGTCGGACAGGagggcccctcccccacagggcGCCAAGGGTCCGCCCGCCCGGCGCTGGGGGCCCCCACCCGGGAGGCTGCGGGCGGGACGTGAGCGCCTCAGCCCGCGCCCGCCGCCAATGCGCACGAGTCGGGCTCCGACAGTCTGGACCGCGGAGCCCAGACCACAGGCCGCCGAAGCGCTGGGGCAGGGGTGTTAGACGCCGGGTGAGGGGAGCAGCGCTCCGCCCCATCTCCCCATTTTGGGGGACAACCCCCCTCGCTCCTTCCCGCCCCCGCCCTTGAATCACGGGGGGGCGGGGCCATGACCCATTCATGCCGGGAATCGGATCCAGATGTTCCCGCGGCGCGTGCAGCTGCATCCTTGCCTTTTTTGGCAAAAAACGTGCGGCCGCGAGCGGATCCCGGGCCGCCTCCGCTAATCCTTGGGAAGAGGGGGAAGGGGGTTTTGGGTCTGTACCCAGACTGGGGATCCGCGCCGGGTGTTCTGCGGGATTTGAGAAAGGCTGTTAAGGGAGGGGGCGATTAGTACTATACGGGGAACCCGACGCCCCCCGCCTCCCTTCTGCTCCCGTCGGGAACCTCCCCTaagcccctcccttccccacccggAGGAAAAAGCCCTTTACCAGCAGGAGGGAAGCAGGCTAAGTCTGAGAGGGACAGGAGCGGCAAGGCAGCCGGAATCCCCTTTCTTGGGAGAGACTTCCCACCCCGCCTGGCAGCTCCCCCCGCCGCGCTCCGCCCCCGCGCCGCGCCCGTGCCCTGAACCGAGGTCTGGAAGGGCTTCGGAGTCCCTGCTGTGCAAAGAAACCTTTCTAGTCCCTCCACCCCCAGACAAACACACAGAGGCCTTGGCTTCTTCATACTGCTTTATTGCAGAATCTGAATGGTGGGGTGAGCCAATCCCACCCCTCTGCCCATCTCTGGGCAAAACAGAGCTGAACTGAAACGAGAAAACACTTGACAACACGGGCTGGGCAAAACTGTACCCTAGGACCCCCCCTAAGCACTGAACCTCTCATCTGTTGCCCAGAAAGCCCCATCCCTGTGGAGAGAGGTgggatgagggtggggagggtCCACTTCTGAGGACTTTTCAGTCACCCATATAGACTGAGTTCTGGGGTCCTGGTTTGGGGGGGATTTAAATGATGGAGGCTCCATTAAGCCTGGAGTACCAGATTGGGGATGTTGGAGTGGGGAGGCTGAATCCTGGAGCCTAGGGGGAACCCCATTTGGGGCGGGGCTGGGACCCAGAGGTGGTCTGGAAGAGGAGCCTTAGTCCTGGAGCCCTGGTATGGGAGGGCCTGGGCCCAGGAGCCCTGGCTCAGGGCCCTGCCTGGCTGCAACCCTGGCACAGCACTTGGTCTCCATCCGGCACGAAGCCTTGACCCACCAGGGAGGTGGAGCAGCGGGCACAGGAGAAGCAGCTGTGGTGCCAGTGGCGGTCTTCAAAGGACACATACTTGCCTCCGCCGAGTCCTGGAGGGAGGCTGGAGTTTAGCTCTGCAATCTGGAGGGTGGGCCTGTCCCTTGGCCTCACCCAATACCAGGTCCTATTCCCTAgcctcccaccaccccctccatTCTCTGACCCTGTGTCCCACCTGTGATGGGGCGCTTGCAGCTGCTGCACTTGGGTGCAAAGAGTTCTCCAAAACAGGCCACACAATAAGGATCATCGTCCCGGGAGGTGAACTGCTGCCCTGCCAGGGGCGTCTGGCACCCTGTGCAGACCAGGCATTCTCGATGCCAGGGTTGGTCACGGTACGTCACGCCACCCTGTGTCAGCGTCTGTGGGGGGCAGCATCCGTCAGCAGAGGGGTGGGGAATTCCCACGCCAGGACAACAGAGCCTTGatcacccccacccctgagtGCAGTGGAGATCAGCGCCCCCACCCCactggcccagcccccaccttgcTGCAGCGGGCGCAGCGAGGCGCGAACTTGTTCTCATAGCAGGGCACGCAGTAGTGAGCACCCTTGTCGGGCACAAAGGAACAGGAGCCCAGCGGCTGCTCACAGCCGCTGCACAGGAAGCAGTGCTCATGCCACGTCTGGCCTCCGTACTCCAGCTTCCGGGACCCTGTGGGGAACAGGGGTTCCACTCAGAGGCTGTGTCCTAAGCTCCTGAGTGCCACCCTCTGCTCCCCCCAAGGAGAGTCCCTGCCACTCCCACAGCCTACAGGGTGGTGTCCATGCATTTGCGGCAGGATCCCCACTACCTGTACCACACTTGGTAACCTGGTTCCAACACCGCACATGCTAGGCCCCCACAAACTAGGGGGCCTGAGGGTTTGGCATATTCGAAGTCCCCATATGTACCAGATATGATGATCTCAGCACACGCCAGGCCTCCAGGTCTCAGGTGCGATGACTCAGTTTATGTTAAAGCCTTACACACCAGACCTGATggtgtgagcacacacacacacaaagacaccgAATACCAGGCAAGCAAGACTCTGCCCACACAAAGTTCTAAAGGCCTGGACATGATAGATTCTGTAGGTAATAAGCCTCTGCATATTCGAATCATGCCAATCTCCATGCGTTCTAAATCCTCATATTACATTGGCCATGCGGATCGCCAAACACAGTAAGCCCTGTATCTATCTGTCTCTGTATCTATCTGTCTTTGCCCATGCCAAGCTCCAAGGCACCAAGCAAGACAGTCTCAGCAAACTCGAAGCTCCTATATGTGCCAACATGCAAGTCTTCATACATGCTAAGACCCCGGATGTGTATCAAGCGTGTCAGTTCCCGTGAGTGCCAAGCTCCCGAGAGCCTATGGACACAATAGATTTTCAGGAACGTGCTGCATGTGAAGGGCTTTACCAAGCCTCCAAGTATGTATCGGATGGGCCTGCCAGTCCCATGCACCACGAGCCCCCAGGAACGTACCAGGCATGACGGTCTCTCCGCAGGCGGAGCACTGAGAGGAGAAGGCGCTGCAGTAGCAGTCGTTACAGAGCAGCTCGCTATCCTGGCAGGTGAAGGGCTCGTCGGCGAGGGAGCgctggcagcggcagcagcgGAAACAGCCCTCGTGGAAGTGGCGATCCTCGTAAAACAGCTCCTGTGGGGAGCCCGGCACGGAGACTGGCACCTTTGTCCCCTCCGGCCCACCtccacctgctccctgccctgcgTGGTCCAGTCCTTACCCTTGAGTCATGCCCGATAAGCTGCTGGCACTCAGCGCACGTGTTGGCAAAGGTGTTGTCATAGCAGGGCACACAGTAGGGGCCGTTGTCCGTCTGAATGTATTTGCGCCCGTACAGGGACTCGCTGCATTTTGCACAGTCAAAGGTCTCGCTCATGGTGGCTGTGATGGAGCCCTAGGAGGGACACAAAGTGGGACCGAGTCATCCAGAGGGGCTGGGGCGAAGCCCATTGCACTAAAAAAGGAGCAAGAGACGAGGCATAGGAAATGAAGGTGGCGATGGGTAATGGGTGTTCTGGGGTCCTGcaagtttatttctgtatttagcATTAGGGGTGAGAGGGGGTCAGTAAAAAAATCAGGAAGCAGAAGTTCTTTTCTTATCTGGGCCCTGGCagatctggggggagggggcttttCCTGGGTCAGTGACTCATTTCCTGTCCCTGTATTCAGCCTGTTTAGCTTCCACTGTGCCTACTGTCCCCAAGGGGGGCAAGAGTAGGGGGCAGGGAGCCACCCCACCCTATCCCATATGAACAGCACTGGGTCACGCTCTCC contains the following coding sequences:
- the FHL3 gene encoding four and a half LIM domains protein 3 isoform X1; amino-acid sequence: MQQEGSITATMSETFDCAKCSESLYGRKYIQTDNGPYCVPCYDNTFANTCAECQQLIGHDSRELFYEDRHFHEGCFRCCRCQRSLADEPFTCQDSELLCNDCYCSAFSSQCSACGETVMPGSRKLEYGGQTWHEHCFLCSGCEQPLGSCSFVPDKGAHYCVPCYENKFAPRCARCSKTLTQGGVTYRDQPWHRECLVCTGCQTPLAGQQFTSRDDDPYCVACFGELFAPKCSSCKRPITGLGGGKYVSFEDRHWHHSCFSCARCSTSLVGQGFVPDGDQVLCQGCSQAGP
- the FHL3 gene encoding four and a half LIM domains protein 3 (The RefSeq protein has 2 substitutions compared to this genomic sequence), whose product is MSETFDCAKCSESLYGRKYIQTDNGPYCVPCYDSTFANTCAECQQLIGHDSRELFYEDRHFHEGCFRCCRCQRSLADEPFTCQDSELLCNDCYCSAFSSQCSACRETVMPGSRKLEYGGQTWHEHCFLCSGCEQPLGSCSFVPDKGAHYCVPCYENKFAPRCARCSKTLTQGGVTYRDQPWHRECLVCTGCQTPLAGQQFTSRDDDPYCVACFGELFAPKCSSCKRPITGLGGGKYVSFEDRHWHHSCFSCARCSTSLVGQGFVPDGDQVLCQGCSQAGP